In the genome of Gemmatimonadota bacterium, one region contains:
- a CDS encoding prenyltransferase, with product MMVDQGPVGEPSLSVWLQTSRVNSLLISTISVLTGAALAWRDGAATSLVALAWLSAVAAQAGTNLMNVSWNYKAGARAPRAVDPRGSSAPVRGGILTPEQVRRAAHLCFGVALASGGMLVWRVDPRLMWIGVPGLFAGYFYASPPIRLAYLGLGVPTVFAFMGPAMVVGTYWLGAHATTPGAWAAACAVGLTAAAVMHVNDVRDFDGDVAAGKRSLARVVGPFGARVLMAAMIVGAYGAVVAGVLFQWLPVGALAVVLSVPLAVHMLRIVFLHHDAVRLNDAWLAGVKLHTAFGVLLLLSLVLAAIRRA from the coding sequence ATGATGGTGGATCAAGGGCCTGTCGGCGAGCCGTCGCTGTCCGTGTGGCTGCAGACGAGTCGTGTGAATTCGTTGCTCATTTCGACGATCTCCGTGCTGACCGGCGCCGCGCTCGCGTGGCGTGATGGCGCCGCCACCTCGCTGGTGGCGCTGGCGTGGCTCTCCGCCGTGGCCGCGCAGGCCGGTACGAACCTCATGAATGTCTCGTGGAACTATAAGGCCGGCGCACGCGCGCCGCGCGCGGTCGATCCGCGCGGATCGAGTGCGCCCGTGCGCGGTGGGATACTTACGCCGGAGCAGGTACGGCGCGCGGCGCACCTCTGCTTTGGTGTGGCGCTCGCGAGCGGCGGAATGCTGGTGTGGCGCGTGGACCCGCGACTCATGTGGATTGGCGTGCCCGGCTTGTTCGCGGGGTACTTCTATGCGTCGCCGCCCATTCGGTTGGCCTACCTTGGACTCGGGGTCCCCACGGTCTTTGCATTTATGGGCCCCGCCATGGTGGTGGGCACCTACTGGCTGGGCGCGCACGCGACCACCCCAGGCGCCTGGGCTGCAGCTTGCGCGGTGGGACTGACCGCGGCCGCCGTGATGCACGTGAATGACGTTCGCGATTTTGACGGCGACGTCGCGGCAGGGAAGCGGAGCTTGGCACGCGTCGTCGGTCCGTTCGGCGCGCGAGTGCTGATGGCCGCAATGATCGTGGGCGCCTACGGTGCGGTCGTCGCCGGTGTCCTTTTCCAATGGTTGCCCGTTGGCGCGCTCGCCGTGGTGCTGTCGGTACCGCTTGCCGTGCACATGTTGCGGATTGTGTTCTTGCATCACGATGCCGTTCGCCTAAACGACGCGTGGCTCGCCGGCGTCAAGTTGCACACGGCGTTCGGCGTATTGCTGCTGCTGTCTCTGGTGCTGGCGGCCATACGGCGGGCGTAG
- a CDS encoding ATPase encodes MNIMWVVIGAASVMSISALATAWAQSKIGTAGAAALAEKPELAGTIIILVAIPETMVILGFIVAVLIILRAGTGG; translated from the coding sequence ATGAACATCATGTGGGTTGTCATCGGAGCGGCGAGCGTCATGTCCATCTCGGCGTTGGCCACGGCATGGGCGCAATCGAAGATCGGCACTGCGGGCGCCGCGGCGCTTGCGGAAAAGCCTGAGCTCGCAGGCACGATCATCATTCTCGTGGCCATCCCAGAGACGATGGTCATCCTTGGGTTCATCGTCGCCGTGCTGATTATTCTGCGTGCGGGGACCGGAGGCTGA
- a CDS encoding 4-hydroxybutyrate CoA-transferase yields the protein MIKPRPDSWRERAVSADDAVGLLRSGMNVYVHGAAATPTPLLEALARRTDVEGVSLYHLHTDGAAPWTTPEHAGRFHSISFFNGPAMREPVGDGRADFVPIFLSDVPALFHSGRVPLDVALLQLSPPDAHGYCSLGTSVDAARAAADTSRFIIAEINEQMPRTHGNSAVPFDRIDAFIHTDRPLPSHAPGAESEVESRIGELVAGLVEDRATLQVGIGAIPDAVLARLTDKRDLGVHTEMFSDRLVELVECGAVTNKYKVIDTGLIVTSFCMGSRRTYDFVHDNLRVEFHSCDRTNDTQRIARNPRVTAINSAIEVDLTGQVCADSIGHRVYSGIGGQMDFIRGAARSRGGKPIIALPATAAGGTVSRITTELKPGAGVVTTRGHVHWVVTEYGAVNLHGLSLRQRGAALVSIAHPDFRAELTRDLQRLHLG from the coding sequence ATGATAAAACCACGCCCCGATAGCTGGCGCGAACGCGCCGTTTCTGCCGACGATGCCGTTGGCCTGCTGCGTTCCGGCATGAACGTGTACGTCCACGGCGCAGCGGCCACCCCCACGCCATTGCTCGAAGCGCTCGCGCGGCGCACTGATGTCGAAGGGGTGAGTCTCTACCACCTCCACACGGACGGCGCGGCCCCTTGGACGACGCCGGAGCACGCCGGACGCTTTCACTCGATTTCATTCTTCAACGGCCCCGCCATGCGCGAGCCGGTGGGCGACGGCCGCGCCGACTTCGTGCCGATTTTCCTCTCTGATGTTCCAGCACTCTTCCACTCGGGACGCGTGCCGCTTGATGTCGCCTTGCTGCAACTCTCACCCCCCGACGCGCATGGGTACTGCTCGCTGGGCACCAGTGTAGACGCAGCGCGTGCCGCCGCGGACACGTCACGCTTTATCATTGCCGAGATCAACGAGCAAATGCCGCGCACGCACGGCAACAGCGCCGTGCCCTTTGACCGAATCGACGCCTTCATTCACACCGATCGCCCCCTGCCGTCGCACGCGCCGGGTGCGGAGTCAGAAGTCGAATCGCGGATCGGCGAGCTGGTCGCTGGGCTCGTCGAAGATCGCGCCACGCTCCAAGTGGGCATCGGCGCCATCCCAGACGCGGTACTTGCCCGACTCACCGACAAGCGCGACCTCGGTGTGCACACCGAGATGTTTTCGGATCGTTTGGTAGAACTCGTGGAATGCGGTGCGGTGACCAACAAGTACAAGGTCATCGACACCGGACTCATCGTGACATCGTTTTGCATGGGATCTCGCCGCACCTATGATTTTGTGCACGACAACCTGCGCGTCGAGTTTCACTCCTGCGACCGCACCAACGACACCCAACGCATTGCACGCAATCCGCGCGTAACCGCCATCAACTCGGCGATCGAAGTCGATCTCACCGGCCAAGTGTGCGCCGACTCCATTGGCCATCGCGTGTATTCGGGGATCGGTGGGCAAATGGATTTCATTCGCGGCGCTGCACGTTCTCGCGGCGGCAAACCGATCATCGCGCTCCCAGCAACAGCGGCTGGCGGCACTGTGTCTCGCATCACGACAGAACTGAAGCCTGGTGCCGGCGTGGTGACGACTCGCGGCCATGTTCACTGGGTGGTGACGGAATACGGCGCCGTGAATTTGCACGGACTCTCGCTGCGCCAGCGTGGTGCCGCACTCGTGTCGATTGCGCATCCGGATTTCCGTGCCGAGCTCACGCGCGACCTGCAGCGACTGCATCTCGGGTGA
- a CDS encoding HypC/HybG/HupF family hydrogenase formation chaperone yields the protein MCLGIPGKIIEMRDDNGLAMGVVDFGGVRRECCLAYVQDEVTLGDYVIVHVGFAITKVDEAEAQRTFEVLKEMGETQELEWLQEVADKSLAAGNDA from the coding sequence ATGTGCCTCGGCATTCCCGGCAAGATCATTGAAATGCGAGACGATAACGGCCTCGCTATGGGCGTCGTCGACTTTGGCGGCGTGCGCCGAGAGTGCTGCTTGGCGTATGTGCAAGACGAAGTGACGCTCGGCGACTACGTCATTGTGCACGTGGGCTTTGCCATCACGAAAGTGGATGAGGCCGAGGCGCAGCGCACCTTCGAAGTGCTCAAGGAAATGGGGGAGACGCAGGAGCTCGAGTGGTTGCAAGAGGTTGCCGATAAATCGCTGGCGGCCGGTAACGACGCATGA
- a CDS encoding TonB-dependent receptor, giving the protein MSWKNMLRLAIRVVAIASLMVVPEVSRAARAFDGTEITGRITDARTGNGVVAAQVVVRDAQGVIVAGAMTDSLGRYLIGEVRAGIYVVESARLGYARAAQTDVVVADRARVEVNLRLDVVALTAAAVVVTSTRRVERAADTDVSVTVIEGDAIARSGEPTVFGAMKRASGVDFFSSGLGQQQPNARGFVNPFTTNLLVLVDGRLSSLPGLGTVLPGMMLVTPQDVAQVEVVTGPSSALYGANAANGVLSIVTRDPRDSRGGSISVTDGDRGVAAFSLRMAAVISDQFAFKLTGESYQARDFERRNAFAGSGGFSVLDQPDFQLSHQTAGGSLFYYPSAGNRLVYSAGATRANYINLTVAGRLQVKDWDAWYQQLRANFTDVLGGALYVNTAYTKNDAGDSYYLDVLTRMQIPQANGGAGLSPSLAMQRALFVDRSDRFEFEAQHAWHSGTRHFVTSGVMYRTSHPVSGGTYLTDGTTGAPIRINESGAYVGYDNLVIPKLRLTAVGRYDTHSDFSARFSPKLSASYTLANGDAVRLTYNEAFNSPTTYLLYAQSNAGRDAASGLQNWIRGNRAGFSFVNTAGGAVPANIPSLEPLHVSSAELGYRATWGSRASLDVTAYYSTYRNYISKEAALSRPADSVFVRDPVTGLPRREVTKTYLNYGELPVAGLDVSGEWFFDAQWSATASVSYQQPGTFRKPMAGLSEPGFNAPTHKAKGAVMWHDWWRTGTRVELSGVQVSRFDFVSSLPYLTGPVPEYLVADAGVSVPVSLGNRSRARLELTAKNLLDRRHIEVPGGASLGRLFSLSLAADW; this is encoded by the coding sequence ATGTCTTGGAAGAATATGCTTCGCTTGGCGATACGCGTCGTGGCGATCGCCTCGCTGATGGTTGTGCCCGAGGTCTCTCGTGCGGCGCGCGCGTTCGATGGAACTGAAATCACGGGCCGAATCACTGACGCGCGGACCGGGAACGGCGTGGTCGCCGCTCAGGTTGTGGTGCGCGACGCGCAAGGTGTGATCGTCGCCGGTGCGATGACCGATTCCCTCGGACGCTACCTGATCGGCGAGGTCCGTGCCGGAATCTACGTGGTCGAATCGGCTCGGCTGGGCTATGCCCGTGCGGCGCAGACCGACGTCGTTGTCGCCGATCGCGCGCGGGTGGAAGTGAATCTCCGACTCGATGTTGTGGCGCTCACTGCCGCTGCGGTCGTCGTCACGAGTACGCGGCGCGTGGAGCGCGCGGCGGATACCGATGTCTCCGTGACCGTGATTGAGGGCGATGCCATCGCCCGTAGCGGCGAACCTACTGTGTTTGGCGCCATGAAGCGCGCGAGCGGCGTCGATTTCTTTTCCTCAGGGCTCGGACAGCAGCAACCCAATGCCCGCGGCTTCGTGAATCCGTTCACGACCAACCTGCTGGTGCTCGTCGACGGACGATTGTCTTCACTCCCTGGATTGGGCACCGTGCTGCCAGGGATGATGCTCGTGACGCCACAAGATGTGGCGCAGGTTGAAGTCGTTACTGGGCCCTCGTCGGCACTGTACGGCGCGAATGCGGCCAACGGCGTGCTGAGTATTGTCACGCGCGACCCCCGCGACTCGCGCGGCGGATCAATCTCCGTCACCGACGGTGATCGCGGCGTTGCTGCGTTCAGCCTCCGTATGGCTGCGGTGATATCCGATCAGTTCGCATTCAAACTGACGGGCGAATCGTATCAGGCCAGAGATTTTGAGCGCCGCAATGCCTTTGCCGGCTCCGGCGGATTCTCCGTGCTTGATCAACCCGACTTTCAGCTGTCACATCAAACAGCGGGCGGCTCGCTCTTCTATTACCCGAGCGCCGGTAACCGGCTGGTGTACTCCGCGGGTGCCACGCGCGCCAACTACATCAACCTGACGGTCGCAGGGCGACTGCAGGTGAAGGATTGGGATGCCTGGTACCAGCAGCTCCGTGCCAACTTCACCGACGTGCTTGGCGGCGCGCTCTATGTCAATACTGCCTACACCAAGAATGACGCCGGCGACAGCTACTACCTCGACGTCCTCACGCGCATGCAAATCCCGCAGGCCAATGGCGGGGCGGGGCTGTCGCCGTCCCTGGCCATGCAGCGCGCGCTCTTTGTTGACCGCTCCGACCGCTTTGAGTTTGAAGCCCAGCACGCCTGGCACAGCGGCACGCGGCACTTCGTGACCAGCGGCGTGATGTATCGCACCTCGCATCCCGTGAGCGGCGGCACGTACCTCACCGACGGCACGACGGGTGCCCCCATTCGGATCAACGAGAGCGGTGCATACGTGGGCTATGACAATCTGGTCATCCCCAAGCTCCGCCTCACCGCGGTGGGGCGCTATGACACGCACAGTGATTTTAGCGCGCGCTTCTCGCCCAAGCTCTCCGCGTCGTACACGCTCGCCAATGGCGATGCGGTTCGCCTGACGTACAACGAGGCGTTCAACAGTCCGACCACGTATCTCCTCTACGCGCAGAGCAACGCCGGACGCGATGCCGCGAGTGGGCTGCAGAACTGGATTCGCGGGAACCGCGCCGGCTTCAGCTTCGTGAACACGGCGGGCGGCGCGGTGCCGGCGAACATTCCGTCGCTCGAGCCGTTGCATGTTTCATCCGCCGAGTTAGGCTATCGCGCCACGTGGGGCAGTCGCGCATCGCTCGACGTGACCGCCTACTACTCCACCTACCGCAACTACATCTCCAAGGAAGCCGCCCTCAGCCGGCCCGCCGACTCGGTGTTTGTGCGCGACCCCGTGACGGGGCTGCCGCGGCGCGAGGTCACCAAGACCTATCTCAACTACGGCGAACTTCCCGTGGCTGGCCTGGACGTATCAGGCGAGTGGTTCTTTGACGCGCAGTGGAGCGCCACGGCGTCGGTGTCGTATCAGCAACCGGGGACCTTCCGCAAGCCGATGGCCGGTCTCTCCGAGCCGGGGTTCAATGCGCCGACGCACAAGGCCAAGGGTGCCGTCATGTGGCACGATTGGTGGCGGACGGGAACCCGCGTGGAGCTCTCAGGAGTCCAGGTCAGTCGGTTCGATTTCGTGAGTTCTTTGCCTTACCTCACCGGCCCGGTACCCGAATACCTGGTTGCGGATGCGGGGGTCTCTGTGCCAGTTTCGCTCGGGAACCGTTCCCGTGCGCGACTTGAGCTCACGGCAAAGAATCTGCTCGATCGACGTCACATTGAGGTGCCCGGCGGCGCGTCGCTCGGCCGTTTGTTCTCGCTGTCGCTTGCTGCTGACTGGTAA
- a CDS encoding V-type ATP synthase subunit E: MSDPAALLLAQLRREADATATARLAAAGAEASRMRTEAVEQVAQHRTARIAEREAAAVAALELASADAAQRVRHETLTARAAALDKVFSAAAERLPALDVHAGLGAVVSRAIADALACVPGDDAIVRCSRAVADAMGGSLTALGVRAAQLTIDDSVAVGAIVTSADGRIVADVTFARRLERDRRGLAIVVARRLAGDTP; encoded by the coding sequence GTGAGTGATCCCGCTGCCCTGCTCCTCGCGCAGTTGAGGCGCGAGGCCGACGCCACCGCTACGGCGCGGCTTGCTGCGGCCGGAGCGGAAGCGTCGCGTATGCGAACGGAGGCCGTCGAGCAGGTGGCCCAGCACCGCACGGCGCGCATCGCCGAGCGGGAGGCCGCGGCAGTCGCTGCATTGGAGCTCGCGTCTGCCGATGCCGCACAGCGTGTGCGGCACGAAACGCTCACCGCACGAGCGGCCGCGCTCGACAAGGTTTTTTCTGCAGCCGCCGAACGGCTTCCGGCGCTTGACGTACACGCGGGGCTTGGAGCTGTGGTCAGTCGCGCGATCGCCGATGCACTGGCGTGCGTGCCAGGAGACGATGCCATCGTCCGTTGTTCACGCGCCGTTGCCGACGCGATGGGTGGTTCGCTCACCGCCCTCGGCGTTCGCGCCGCGCAGTTGACCATCGACGACTCGGTTGCCGTTGGGGCGATCGTCACATCCGCCGACGGCCGCATTGTGGCAGACGTGACGTTCGCGCGCCGACTCGAGCGAGACCGCCGCGGGTTGGCGATCGTGGTAGCGCGCCGACTCGCCGGAGACACCCCGTGA